TGCTGTCCAACTGTGACCGAACAGACGCTTTTACTAATCACTATTCACTTCTTTTTATTTCACTGACCACTGCCTTTTGGCGGGGCCACGCCCCCGATAAATCGGGGTCTCGCAATGACGGGCGAGGAAAATCGGCGGGCGCGGTATGCCCCCGTGAGGGGCGGTGCTGCCTGTTAAAACCGTAATTATGCGCCGCAAACCGACGCGATCCTTTTTTTAGAAAGGAACTTCGTCGGAAGAAACAGGCGACGATGTTTCGTCGTCCGAAGCGGCGGAACCCGCGACCGAACCCGGCGCGGGCATTCTTTCGAGCGTCTGTATCTTATTGACGACTATCTCTATGGTAGTGCGCTTTTGTCCGTCTTTGGTTTCCCACTTGTTCGAGCGAAGAGAACCCTGCACGATTACGGGCGCGCCTTTCTTCAGGCGCGGTTTCCATCTTTCGGCGTACTCGCCCCAGATGACGGCGTCGATAAATGTCGCATCGTCCGTCCATTCGCCCTGTTTACTCTTTACGCGGCGATTGACCGCCAGAGACAAATTGCCTACCGCGGTTCCGCCGGACGTGGTTCTAAAGTCCGGGTCGGCTGTAAGACGCCCCGCGACTATTACTACGTTTACTTCGGGAAGCTTTAACTGTGCCACTTTCCCCTCCTTGTTATTATCGCGCCGGGGGCGACGTTATGCTTGTGCGCGTATTGTTTTAATTACACCGAAATACTTATATCCGCAACGCGGACGAATTATATGCGGCGCGGGAACTCTCGACGCTATTCGGGTTTTGCAACGGGCGCCGGTGCGGACACGGGCGACGATACCGGCTCCGGACGCGGACGGCGAGGCGCCGCGGGTTTAATCTTAGAAGGTTTTTCCTTGGCGACGGAAAGATGCCTTATTACCGCATCCGAAAGATGCAGGAAATTTTCCAGTTCAACCAATACCGCGGGTCCCGCTTTGTACTCCGCGTAAATGTAACATCCCTCGGAGCGTCCGTCGATGGGATATGAGAGTTTTTTGACGCCCTCGTTCTCAAGAAGAGACACGGTCGAGCCGTCTTTGGAAAGGATTTTTTTGACTTTGTCGATGAGGGTCTCTATCGCCTCGGGGGGTAGTTCCGGCGATAGAATGAGTGTGGTTTCGTAACTGTTCACTGCTTCCTCCTTTACGGGTTTCCCGCGGTAGCGGACACAAAGTCCGGACTCTTCGGGATAATCCTCGCCACCCGACGGGGGGCGAAGAAAAGGGTGTTATTACTTAAACAAGAAGCGCCGTAAGACGGCGCAACTACAATAACCGGCGGGATCACCTGTAGCCGCTACGCAAGGCGGGGCTCTACGTATTTCAGGGTAAATTTCAGGGCGTCGGCGGTTTATCTTCTATGAGTTCCACTGTGGCGCGTTTGCCGAGTTTTGCCGAGGCGGAGTTTACTATGGTTCTTATCGACTTTATTATTCTGCCTTCTTTGCCGATGATTTTTCCTCTGTCGGACTCGGCGACTCTCAACTCCATCACCGTTCCTTTCTCGCCGGCTACTTCTTTGACGTCAACCTGATCGGGATTGTCCACAAGAGCCTTGGCCATATAGATGACGAGGTCTTTCATCGGGTTCCTCCTCCAGTTGAAAATCATGATGTAAAACCGCCTTTCAGGGAGTTATTCAGGATTTCGCCAGATGAGTTTTAAGAATGCTCTTGGCCTTTTCCGTGGGTTTAGCGCCGACGGAGATCCAGTACTTAAGTTTTTCGTCGTCGACTTCGAGTTTTTTGGCGTTGTCGGCCTCGCGGGGATTGTAACGTCCCAGCAATGCGACGGGAGTGCCGTCTCTGCGGGAGTGTTCCTCCGCGACGACTATCCTAAAAAAAGGGGTGTTTTTTCTTCCGGTTCTGGAAAACTTTATCTTTAATGCCACGTTTATGCTCCTATCAGGCCCGATGAACTAACCTCTCGACTCTTCGTGACCGTCTGCTATTATAATTAAAATTGGGCTCTATGTCAAATCCGACGGAAGGCGGCCCGGAAAATCCTGCCGAATGCAACCGACGGCCCGACGGCGGCGCGGAAAATTGAATTACCCGCCACAAGCACCGAAGCGCCCGACGATACGGACTTTGAGGCGGTGGCCGCGTCTATCCCGCCGTCGACGGAGACAAGCGCGGACGGGTTAACCTCGTCGAGCAGAGCGCGGACTTTGCGGATTTTACCCGCTGAAGATTTTATAAACTTCTGCCCGCCGAAACCGGGCTCGACGCTCATTACAAGAACTATGTCGACCAGATGCGCCAGCGAATCGAGCGAGTGTGCCGGAGTTTCAGGTTTAATGGATATGCCGGCCAGGGCTCCGGCTTTTCTTGTCGCGGTCAGGAGCGCGGCAAGAGTGGCCCGGCTTTCACTTTCCAGATGAAATGTAACGGCGTCGGCTCCGGCCAAGAGAAAGTCACCCAGATACTTCGACGGCTTGGATATCATCAGATGGACGTCGAAGAAAAGTTTTGAGGCGTTTCGCAGGGATTTTATCACAGCCGGCCCGATGGTTATATTGGGAACAAAGTGACCGTCCATAACATCTATATGGAGCCACTTGGCGCCGGCGCGCTCCACGGAGCGGATTTCTTCGCCGAGACGCGAAAAGTCGGCCGATAATATCGACGGCGCCACTATCACCGCCGGCGACGGCCTCAGAGTTTTCGGACCGACGCGCTTCTTTTTAGTTTTCATCTTCCCGCCACCACGCTGACGACGGTTCCCGGCTCGACGATGGTATCGAACTCCGGCGTCTGCCTTATGACTTTTCCCACAAACTTAAAATTATCCTCAAAATTGTATTCCACCGTGGCGCCCGTCTCGCGCGCCCAGGCCTCCGCCTTCTCAACGCTCTGCGCTGTAAAATCGGGCAGAAGCACAACGTCCGCAGGAGGCGCTCCGCCCGAAATGACCAGGTTCACCACCGTTTCCTTTGATACCCGCGCGGCGGGCGGCGGAGATTGTTTTATGACGTAATCCGACGGATATTTCAGCGAATAGTTTTTTGTTATCTCTCCTAAAATAAGAGTCGCGGCGCGAATTTTTATTTCGGCCTGCCTGAGATTCTGCCCTTCCAGCGTCGGAACGAATACGCTTTCCGCGCCGACGGCGATGGTTACTCTTATTATTCTTCCCTCGCGCACTCTCATTGCAGCCGGAGGATTCTGCCGCACGATGACGCCGGTCGGCAGATTTTTGTCGAACTCCACGGCGACTTTGCGAAGACCCAGATTGAGCGGCTCCAAAAGCTCCAGCGTCTCGAAAAGCGTTTTTCCGACAACGTCGGGAACGTCGACTTCGCGGCGGGAGTGCACAAAAGATTCAAACGTCCAGTTGGCCAAAAGCCCCAGGAATACCGCGAAAATTACGCCGTAAATTATAAATCTGGTTTTTTTCATAATGGGTTTATTGAAAAATCCCGTCATTTATCATTACGCGGCAATCTCTCACCCGACGATGACAGCGAGATTGCTTCGTCGTTCATCAAGTAGGGGCGTATTGCAATACGCCCCTACAATTCCTCGCAATGACAGTCAAGAGGACTTTTTCAACAATTTCATAATGTTGCCCAAAGGGTCAAAAAAAATGTCAGACGCCCAACTGCCCGCACGCCGACGATATATCGCGCCCTTTGTTGGATCTTATTATAGTAAAAATGCCGCGCGAAACAAGATAATCGCGTGCCGCTTCAAGATCTTTTCCGTCGGGGGCGCGGAAATACGACGCCTCCGACGCCGCGCGGGAGTTTTCGTTGAACGGAATGAGATTTACCACAAACGCGGCGCGCTCGGATATGAACCTCAGCAGTATAAGCGCGAGTTCTTCGAGGCGTTTTGGAGTGTCGGTGACGCCCTTTATCATCACGCACTCGAAGGTCAGCCGCGTCCCCGACGAAACGGCATAGTCGCGGGCGGCTTCAAGAAGCGTGGCGACTTTCGAGGCGGCGCGGGGGATGAGTTTTTTCCTGAGGTCGTCGTCGGCCGCGTGAAGCGAAACGGCCAGCCGCACCTTGAAACCGTCGGCGGCGAGGCGGCGAATGCCGGTGATTATTCCTACGGTAGAAAGCGTGATATGTCGCTGCCCCAGCGCCGATTTGTCGGGCGAGCTGATGTCGGATATGGCGCCGGCGACGGATTCATAGTTCAGCAGCGGCTCGCCCTGCCCCATAAAAAGCACGCTCGTGATTTTGTTGCGCTCGCCGCCGCAACGGGCGACATAATCGCCCGCGGCCAGGAACGTCTCGGCGATTTCGCCCCGCGTAAGGTTGCGTTTGAGGCCTTCGCCCGAAGCGCAAAAAGCGCATCCCACGGCGCAGCCGGCCTGAGACGAAATACACACGCTTAAAGCGCCTTCGCGGGCGCCTTTAAGAATAACCGCGGGGAAAGACACTCCGTCGGAAGCGGCCATGTCTATGCGCACAGTGCCGTCGGAGGACACTTGGAGCGGGGCATGTTCGAGGGATGTCACGGTAAAATGTTCGCCGAGCTGCCGCCTGAACGCCGCAGACAGGTTGGCCATGGCTCCGAAATCGCGCGCGCCCTTTTTAAAAATCCAGTCGTATATCTGACGGCGACGGTACGGTTTCTCTCCGATGGATTTAAGGAAACCGTCGAGGTCCGAATCAGAAAGTGAAAGAATATGTTTCATAATAAGATAACAAAAACCGGAGGCGGCGCGCGAGGGACGTCGGCGCCGTCGATGAATCGCTCAGTGAATTATTTTTGGGACGGAGTACTTGGCTTCCGCGGCTTTTGAGGCCATTGCTTCCAGACGCCTGATTCTTTCCTCGACGGGAGGGTGCGTCGAAAAAAGCGCGAAAGCCGACTTTCCCCCGAACGGATGGACTATGTAAAGATGGTTGGTGACGGGACTTGGTTCCACGGAATTAAGCCGGATGCCCGCGGCGAGTTTTCGCAAAGCCGAGGCCAGAGCCATAGGGTCGCCGGACAACGCGGCGCCGGATTTGTCGGCGGAAAATTCGCGCGAGCGCGATATGGCCATCTGTATGAGCATTGCCGCAAGCGGAGCGAAAATCGCCATTATGAGCATTTCGCCGCCTCCCCGTCTGGTGTTGCGGCCGCCGCCGCGGCCTCCGAATATCATAGCCCACTGCGCCATTCTGGCCAGCATAAATATCGCGCCGGCAACGGTGGCCGCCACAGTGGATATGAGAGTGTCGCGGTTTCTTATGTGGGCAAGTTCGTGGGCCATAACGCCTTTCAATTCTTCGTCGGAAAGAAGAGAAACGATGCCGCGTGTCACGGCAACCGCCGCGTTCGAGGGATTTCTCCCCGTGGCAAAGGCGTTGGGCATTTGTGTCTCCATAACGTAAAGCTTGGGCAAAGGCATATTGTTCGATATGGCCAGACCGCTTAATATGCGCCGCACATTTTGGAGATCTCCGTCGGCCGCGGGTTTTGCGCCTGTGACGGCCAGAATCAACTTGTCCGAAAACCACCAGGCGAAAAAATTTATCGCCGCGGCGAAAATCAGCGCGATAATCATACCGTCGTTGCCGGCCAGACGCTGCCCGACGAGCACAAAAAGGGCCGTGAGCGCGAAAAGAAGAAGAAATGTTTTAATTGCGTTCATAATTAAGTTCGCTCCGTTTTGAGCAACTCTTCAAGCGCTCCGGAAAGCCGCGAAACGTCGACGCGGGTGTTGACGCAGGGTCCTTCCGGTTGGGAGTTTTCCACGGCCAGTACCCTGGCGGGCCATACGGCCGTTATGCCTTCGACGAGTTCGCGTTCGCACGCCACGGCAAGAATAATATCAGCGCCGGACTCTTCAACCCATTTTTTGGCCAGGCGCCCACCGGTGGCTACTTTTATGATTATACCATATTTTCCTTCGAGAGAAAGGATTCCGGCGACGTCGCATTTTCCGCAGGCGCGGCAGTTAAGAATATCGGAGGTTATTTTGTGCGGACAGGAATCCAGCTGCAAACAATGAGGAAGAAGAAGCAAAACGGAGGCGGCGCGTTTTCCGCGCAGCGAGTCGCAGGTAAGCTTGTTGTTGATCTCCACGACTTTGCGCTCTATGCACCCGCGCAGCGACGGCAGCAGACGACCCGCCAGATGGGCGGCGGGAAAGACGATATTTATAAATGCGCGGCGTTTCATTTTATGATTTCACCGAATCCACAAGGCGCGGCGCTATGTCGCCGGACGTCGACGACAACTCGGCGGCGAACTTTGAGTAACTTTCCAGCGCCGGATTGCCGTCCAGAACTGTTTCCAGCGCCGCCATAACGGATTTTTTATCGGGCGACACCGAAGCGGCGCCCGGCAAAACCGCGGCCGCAAGAGGAACATTTGACTTCTTCGATTTGTGTAAACGACATAAGATTTGACCGCCAAAGGCGCGCCGGCGCCCCGCATTTCTTCACATTATATATAAGTTTGAGTGTTTGGAAAAGGTCATTAAAAATTGTATACTCAAACCCGCTTTTTTGTAAAAATAATCGTCTCTATCCGGAGGTTCATTTTTTTATGGCCAAGTCAACGGTTTCAAAGAAGTCGCTGTCCGCCAAAGAAATAGGGGAGTTGCGCGCGAAGCATCTGCTTCCGTCGACGATGACTTATTTCACCGAGCCCCTCAACATAGTAAAGGGCGAAATGCAGTACGTTTACGACGACGCGGGTAAAAAGTATCTCGACGGTTTCTCCGCCGTGGTCACGATTTCCGTGGGTCACTGCCACCCCGACATAGTGCCCAAGATACAAGCGCAGGTGGCTTCGTTGCAGCACATGACGACGCTTTATTATCATCCCAACATCGCCCTCTACGCCAAGAAAATGGCGGAGGTCGCCAAGAACGCGAATCCGGCTCTGCAGGTTTCTTTCTTCACGAACGCAGGATGCGAAGCCAACGAATTGGCCGCGCTTCTTGCCAAAAACTATACCAAACAGATGGAGTTTGTGGCGCTCAGGCACTCGTTTCACGGACGCACGCTGATGGCAATGTCTCTTACGGGACAAAGCGCCTGGAGGCACTCGCTGCCTTACGTCTTCGGAGTGTATCACGCGCCGGCCGGCTACTGCTACCGTTGTCCGTTCGCTATGACGTATCCGGCCTGCGATATGGCCTGCGCCAAAGATATCGAGGGCGTGATAAAATATTCTTCGTCGGGCAAAATCGCCGGTTTCATAGCCGAGCCCATACAGGGTTTCGGAGGCGTGGTGGATCCGCCCAAGGAATATTTCAAAATCGCATATGACATCGTCAAAAAATACGGCGGCGTATTCATAGCCGACGAAGTGCAGACCGGCTTCGGCCGCACGGGCGATAAATTCTTCGGCATAGAGCAGTGGGGAGTAAAGCCCGACATAATAACCATGGCCAAAGGTATAGGAAACGGGGCTCCTTTGGGCGGAATAATCGCCACCGCGGACATTGCCGAATCTATGCGCGGAAAAGTCCATTTCAACACTTACGGCGGAAATCCCGTCTCGATGGCCGCGGGCCTCGGCGTGCTTGAAGCGATTGAAAAATATAATTACGCCCACAACGCGGCGGTCGTAGGAAAACACATGAAAGAGAAGTTGATGGAGCTTATGGGCCGCCACAAGATTATCGGAGACGTGCGCGGCAAAGGGCTTATGCTCGGCTTTGAGCTCGTCAAAGACAGAAAAACGAAAGAACCGGCGGCCAAAGAAACGCTGCGCATAATGGACCTTGCCAAAGAAAGAGGTCTTTTGGTCGGCAAAGGCGCCATGGCCGGCAACGTGATAAGGATAAAACCGCCTCTGTGCATTTCAAAAGACGACGCGGACTTT
This genomic interval from Elusimicrobia bacterium HGW-Elusimicrobia-1 contains the following:
- the rpsP gene encoding 30S ribosomal protein S16, with the protein product MALKIKFSRTGRKNTPFFRIVVAEEHSRRDGTPVALLGRYNPREADNAKKLEVDDEKLKYWISVGAKPTEKAKSILKTHLAKS
- the rpsF gene encoding 30S ribosomal protein S6, encoding MNSYETTLILSPELPPEAIETLIDKVKKILSKDGSTVSLLENEGVKKLSYPIDGRSEGCYIYAEYKAGPAVLVELENFLHLSDAVIRHLSVAKEKPSKIKPAAPRRPRPEPVSSPVSAPAPVAKPE
- a CDS encoding single-stranded DNA-binding protein, translated to MAQLKLPEVNVVIVAGRLTADPDFRTTSGGTAVGNLSLAVNRRVKSKQGEWTDDATFIDAVIWGEYAERWKPRLKKGAPVIVQGSLRSNKWETKDGQKRTTIEIVVNKIQTLERMPAPGSVAGSAASDDETSSPVSSDEVPF
- a CDS encoding protease HtpX; translated protein: MNAIKTFLLLFALTALFVLVGQRLAGNDGMIIALIFAAAINFFAWWFSDKLILAVTGAKPAADGDLQNVRRILSGLAISNNMPLPKLYVMETQMPNAFATGRNPSNAAVAVTRGIVSLLSDEELKGVMAHELAHIRNRDTLISTVAATVAGAIFMLARMAQWAMIFGGRGGGRNTRRGGGEMLIMAIFAPLAAMLIQMAISRSREFSADKSGAALSGDPMALASALRKLAAGIRLNSVEPSPVTNHLYIVHPFGGKSAFALFSTHPPVEERIRRLEAMASKAAEAKYSVPKIIH
- a CDS encoding 23S rRNA (adenine(2503)-C(2))-methyltransferase RlmN encodes the protein MKHILSLSDSDLDGFLKSIGEKPYRRRQIYDWIFKKGARDFGAMANLSAAFRRQLGEHFTVTSLEHAPLQVSSDGTVRIDMAASDGVSFPAVILKGAREGALSVCISSQAGCAVGCAFCASGEGLKRNLTRGEIAETFLAAGDYVARCGGERNKITSVLFMGQGEPLLNYESVAGAISDISSPDKSALGQRHITLSTVGIITGIRRLAADGFKVRLAVSLHAADDDLRKKLIPRAASKVATLLEAARDYAVSSGTRLTFECVMIKGVTDTPKRLEELALILLRFISERAAFVVNLIPFNENSRAASEASYFRAPDGKDLEAARDYLVSRGIFTIIRSNKGRDISSACGQLGV
- a CDS encoding aspartate aminotransferase family protein translates to MAKSTVSKKSLSAKEIGELRAKHLLPSTMTYFTEPLNIVKGEMQYVYDDAGKKYLDGFSAVVTISVGHCHPDIVPKIQAQVASLQHMTTLYYHPNIALYAKKMAEVAKNANPALQVSFFTNAGCEANELAALLAKNYTKQMEFVALRHSFHGRTLMAMSLTGQSAWRHSLPYVFGVYHAPAGYCYRCPFAMTYPACDMACAKDIEGVIKYSSSGKIAGFIAEPIQGFGGVVDPPKEYFKIAYDIVKKYGGVFIADEVQTGFGRTGDKFFGIEQWGVKPDIITMAKGIGNGAPLGGIIATADIAESMRGKVHFNTYGGNPVSMAAGLGVLEAIEKYNYAHNAAVVGKHMKEKLMELMGRHKIIGDVRGKGLMLGFELVKDRKTKEPAAKETLRIMDLAKERGLLVGKGAMAGNVIRIKPPLCISKDDADFIYKVLDECLGIVEKESK
- the rpe gene encoding ribulose-phosphate 3-epimerase; this encodes MKTKKKRVGPKTLRPSPAVIVAPSILSADFSRLGEEIRSVERAGAKWLHIDVMDGHFVPNITIGPAVIKSLRNASKLFFDVHLMISKPSKYLGDFLLAGADAVTFHLESESRATLAALLTATRKAGALAGISIKPETPAHSLDSLAHLVDIVLVMSVEPGFGGQKFIKSSAGKIRKVRALLDEVNPSALVSVDGGIDAATASKSVSSGASVLVAGNSIFRAAVGPSVAFGRIFRAAFRRI
- a CDS encoding RNA-binding protein; this encodes MKDLVIYMAKALVDNPDQVDVKEVAGEKGTVMELRVAESDRGKIIGKEGRIIKSIRTIVNSASAKLGKRATVELIEDKPPTP